Proteins encoded together in one Streptomyces umbrinus window:
- a CDS encoding helix-turn-helix domain-containing protein produces MLQGARGGTLRTGAVDVARVGGLWRVTRPWHPGLRPFLRSYVGYWEAMTSPYEARLMPSGRATLLISLAEPFSKVRRLGVPGGDSGSIGSLVVGMEDRPAICVHPGGQEAIRVEFTPLGAYRLFGMPMSELTNLAIEIRDVLGSGAGMLVEQLASTQDWSARFDLLDEALLTRLGDGPEPSPEVGHAWRLLSGSAGAIPISRIAAEVGWSQGYLIRRFTQQIGLTPKASGRVLRFRHAVAMLNRGAASLTEISTACGFYDQAHLNREFRAIAGTTPGQMMAARRVEGALAVSTRSNSSNTRPATAR; encoded by the coding sequence GTGCTTCAAGGTGCACGGGGCGGCACGCTGCGTACGGGTGCGGTCGACGTCGCGCGGGTCGGTGGTCTGTGGCGGGTCACGCGGCCCTGGCACCCGGGGTTGCGGCCGTTCCTGCGCAGCTACGTCGGCTACTGGGAGGCGATGACCTCGCCGTACGAGGCGCGGTTGATGCCGTCTGGTCGTGCGACCCTGTTGATCAGCCTCGCGGAGCCGTTTTCGAAGGTCCGGCGGCTGGGCGTGCCGGGCGGGGACAGCGGGAGCATCGGTTCGCTGGTGGTGGGGATGGAGGACCGGCCCGCGATCTGTGTGCATCCCGGGGGCCAGGAGGCGATCCGGGTCGAGTTCACACCGCTGGGCGCGTACCGGCTGTTCGGCATGCCGATGAGCGAGTTGACGAACCTGGCGATCGAGATCCGGGACGTTCTGGGGTCCGGGGCCGGGATGCTGGTGGAACAACTGGCGTCCACCCAGGACTGGTCGGCCAGGTTCGACCTGCTGGACGAGGCGTTGCTGACCCGGCTCGGGGACGGCCCGGAGCCCTCGCCCGAGGTGGGCCACGCCTGGCGACTGCTGTCGGGCAGCGCGGGAGCGATCCCGATCTCCCGTATCGCCGCCGAAGTGGGGTGGAGCCAGGGGTACTTGATCCGGCGGTTCACCCAGCAGATCGGGCTGACACCGAAGGCGTCCGGCCGTGTGCTGCGCTTCCGCCACGCCGTGGCGATGCTCAACCGCGGGGCCGCGAGCCTCACCGAGATCTCGACGGCCTGCGGCTTCTACGACCAGGCCCACCTCAACCGCGAGTTCCGCGCCATCGCCGGCACCACCCCCGGCCAGATGATGGCCGCCCGCCGAGTGGAAGGCGCCCTGGCCGTCTCCACGAGGTCAAATTCGTCCAATACCCGTCCGGCCACCGCCCGATAA
- a CDS encoding TetR/AcrR family transcriptional regulator encodes MPHAPTPPTAPHAPTAPTAKGRATRARIVEGAAEVLREQGVALTTLDDIRGRTGTSKSQLFHYFPDGKDELLLAVAQFEADRVLEDQQPHLGRLDSWESWQRWRDVVVERYERQGDHCPLGSLFLQVGRSRPGARAIVTELVRQWQQQLAHGMRALQAKGLVSPALDVDRTAAALLAGIQGGVAIMMSTGDSAHLRAALDTGIEHLRATADGPVRT; translated from the coding sequence ATGCCGCACGCTCCGACCCCACCGACCGCGCCGCATGCGCCGACCGCGCCGACCGCAAAGGGCCGTGCCACCCGCGCCCGCATCGTCGAGGGGGCGGCCGAGGTGCTGCGCGAGCAAGGCGTCGCCCTGACGACGCTCGACGACATCCGCGGCCGCACCGGCACGAGCAAGAGCCAGCTCTTCCACTACTTCCCCGACGGCAAGGACGAACTGCTGCTGGCGGTCGCCCAGTTCGAGGCGGACCGCGTCCTTGAGGACCAGCAGCCGCACCTCGGACGCCTGGACTCGTGGGAGTCCTGGCAGCGGTGGCGGGACGTGGTGGTGGAACGCTACGAACGCCAGGGCGACCACTGCCCGTTGGGGTCGCTGTTCCTCCAGGTCGGGCGGTCGCGCCCGGGTGCCCGGGCGATCGTGACGGAGCTGGTGCGCCAGTGGCAGCAGCAGCTCGCCCACGGCATGCGCGCCCTCCAGGCGAAGGGCCTGGTGTCACCGGCCCTCGATGTGGACCGGACGGCCGCCGCACTGCTGGCGGGCATTCAGGGAGGCGTGGCCATCATGATGTCCACGGGCGACTCGGCCCACCTCAGGGCCGCGCTCGACACCGGCATCGAGCATCTCCGCGCGACGGCGGACGGGCCGGTGCGGACGTGA